One genomic window of Dromaius novaehollandiae isolate bDroNov1 chromosome 23, bDroNov1.hap1, whole genome shotgun sequence includes the following:
- the UTP11 gene encoding probable U3 small nucleolar RNA-associated protein 11, producing MSAAFRKAAKSGQRPHRERAQPAARRKLGLLEKKKDYRLRADDYRKKQDALRALQRAALDRNPDEFYFRMTRARLQDGVHIIKQPKDEVSPEQVKVMRTQDLKYVEMKRVAEAKKIERLKSELHLLDAEGKQPNKHVFFFDTKKEVQEFDIATHLNTVPELVDRVYNRPTIATLQKESLKGATDPAHLKKLAQQRKNQYDLLKQRIEREKAMFVIAQKIQTRKDLLDKTQKVKVKKETTNGPAIYKFKFQRKR from the exons atGTCGGCCGCCTTCAGGAAAGCCGCCAAGTCCGGGCAGCGCCCGCACCGCGAGCGGGCACAG CCGGCCGCGCGGAGgaagctggggctgctggagaaGAAGAAGGACTACCGGCTGCGAGCGGA CGACTACCGCAAGAAGCAGGATGCGCTGCGGGCGCTGCAGAGGGCGGCGCTGGACCGCAACCCCGACGAGTTCTACTTCAGGATGACCCGCGCGAGGCTCCAG GATGGAGTTCACATAATTAAGCAGCCAAAGGACGAAGTGAGCCCTGAACAAGTGAAAGTGATGAGGACGCAGGATCTCAAGTACGTGGAAATGAAGAGAGTGGCAGAAGCCAAG aaaatCGAAAGGCTGAAGTCGGAGCTCCATCTCCTGGATGCTGAGGGGAAGCAGCCCAATAAGCATGTGTTCTTCTTTGATACCAAAAAAGAAG ttcaagAGTTTGATATTGCAACTCATCTGAATACTGTTCCAGAGCTAGTAGATAGAGTGTACAACCGACCGACCATTGCAACATTACAAAAAGAGTCACTGAAAGGAGCTACTGATCCTGCCCACTTAAAG aaattAGCCCAACAAAGGAAGAATCAGTATGACCTCCTGAAGCAGCGTATTGAACGAGAAAAGGCAATGTTTGTTATTGCACAGAAAATCCAGACACGCAAAGATCTTTTG gacaaAACTCAGAAAGTGAAGGTGAAGAAAGAGACAACAAATGGTCCAGCTATTTACAAGTTCAAATTTCAGCGGAAACGTTAA